A stretch of Agelaius phoeniceus isolate bAgePho1 chromosome 30, bAgePho1.hap1, whole genome shotgun sequence DNA encodes these proteins:
- the EGR3 gene encoding early growth response protein 3 isoform X1 produces MTGKLLEKLPGTMNTLMNQLPDNLYPEEIPNSLNIFSSTSDSVAHYNQMAADNVMDIGLANEKAGQELSSYSGTFQPAPGNKTVTYLGKFAFDSPSNWCQDNIISLMSAGILGVPPSSGALTSTQSSAGSMGPPQGEVDQMYPALPPYSSCSDLYPEPVSFHDPQSNPGLTYSPQDYQAAKPALDSNLFPMIPDYNLYHHPNDMGTITEHKPFQSLDPIRVNPPPITPLETIKAFKDKQIHPGFGGLPQPPLTLKPIRPRKYPNRPSKTPLHERPHACPAEGCDRRFSRSDELTRHLRIHTGHKPFQCRICMRSFSRSDHLTTHIRTHTGEKPFACEFCGRKFARSDERKRHAKIHLKQKEKKAEKGSGVQPPAAPPAATATTSPPVALAPAVTTCA; encoded by the exons ATGACAGGCAAACTACTGGAGAAGCTGCCGGGGACCATGAACACTTTGATGAACCAATTGCCTGACAATCTGTACCCAGAGGAGATCCCCAACTCTTTGAATATCTTCTCCAGCACCAGCGACTCGGTGGCTCACTACAACCAGATGGCTGCAG ATAATGTTATGGACATTGGCTTAGCGAACGAAAAGGCCGGTCAGGAATTGTCCTCCTACTCGGGCACTTTTCAACCCGCCCCGGGCAACAAGACTGTCACCTACCTGGGGAAATTCGCTTTTGACTCGCCCTCCAACTGGTGCCAGGACAACATCATCAGCCTGATGAGCGCCGGCATCCTGGGGGTGCCGCCGTCCTCGGGCGCGCTCACCAGCACGCAGAGCTCGGCGGGCAGCATGGGGCCGCCGCAGGGCGAGGTGGACCAGATGTACCCCGCGCTGCCGCCCTACTCCTCCTGCAGTGACCTCTACCCAGAGCCCGTCTCGTTCCACGACCCCCAGAGCAACCCTGGCCTCACCTACTCCCCCCAGGATTACCAGGCGGCCAAGCCCGCCTTGGACAGCAACCTCTTCCCCATGATCCCAGACTATAACCTCTACCACCACCCCAACGACATGGGCACCATCACGGAGCACAAACCCTTCCAGAGCTTGGACCCCATCCGCGTCAACCCGCCCCCCATAACCCCGCTGGAGACCATCAAGGCCTTCAAGGACAAGCAGATCCACCCGGGTTTCGGGGGGCTGCCGCAGCCGCCCCTCACGCTCAAGCCCATCCGACCCCGCAAGTATCCCAACCGGCCCAGCAAGACGCCGCTGCACGAGCGGCCCCACGCCTGCCCGGCCGAGGGCTGCGACCGCCGCTTCTCCCGCTCCGACGAGCTCACCCGTCACCTCCGCATCCACACGGGCCACAAGCCCTTCCAGTGCCGCATCTGCATGCGGAGCTTCAGCCGCAGCGACCACCTCACCACCCACATCCGCACCCACACCGGCGAGAAGCCCTTCGCCTGCGAGTTCTGCGGCCGCAAGTTCGCCCGCTCCGACGAGCGCAAGCGGCACGCCAAGATCCACCTCaagcagaaggagaagaaggccGAGAAGGGCTCGGGTGTGCAGCCCCCCGCCGCGCCccccgccgccaccgccaccaCCTCGCCCCCCGTCGCCCTCGCCCCCGCCGTCACCACGTGCGCTTGA
- the EGR3 gene encoding early growth response protein 3 isoform X2 translates to MDIGLANEKAGQELSSYSGTFQPAPGNKTVTYLGKFAFDSPSNWCQDNIISLMSAGILGVPPSSGALTSTQSSAGSMGPPQGEVDQMYPALPPYSSCSDLYPEPVSFHDPQSNPGLTYSPQDYQAAKPALDSNLFPMIPDYNLYHHPNDMGTITEHKPFQSLDPIRVNPPPITPLETIKAFKDKQIHPGFGGLPQPPLTLKPIRPRKYPNRPSKTPLHERPHACPAEGCDRRFSRSDELTRHLRIHTGHKPFQCRICMRSFSRSDHLTTHIRTHTGEKPFACEFCGRKFARSDERKRHAKIHLKQKEKKAEKGSGVQPPAAPPAATATTSPPVALAPAVTTCA, encoded by the coding sequence ATGGACATTGGCTTAGCGAACGAAAAGGCCGGTCAGGAATTGTCCTCCTACTCGGGCACTTTTCAACCCGCCCCGGGCAACAAGACTGTCACCTACCTGGGGAAATTCGCTTTTGACTCGCCCTCCAACTGGTGCCAGGACAACATCATCAGCCTGATGAGCGCCGGCATCCTGGGGGTGCCGCCGTCCTCGGGCGCGCTCACCAGCACGCAGAGCTCGGCGGGCAGCATGGGGCCGCCGCAGGGCGAGGTGGACCAGATGTACCCCGCGCTGCCGCCCTACTCCTCCTGCAGTGACCTCTACCCAGAGCCCGTCTCGTTCCACGACCCCCAGAGCAACCCTGGCCTCACCTACTCCCCCCAGGATTACCAGGCGGCCAAGCCCGCCTTGGACAGCAACCTCTTCCCCATGATCCCAGACTATAACCTCTACCACCACCCCAACGACATGGGCACCATCACGGAGCACAAACCCTTCCAGAGCTTGGACCCCATCCGCGTCAACCCGCCCCCCATAACCCCGCTGGAGACCATCAAGGCCTTCAAGGACAAGCAGATCCACCCGGGTTTCGGGGGGCTGCCGCAGCCGCCCCTCACGCTCAAGCCCATCCGACCCCGCAAGTATCCCAACCGGCCCAGCAAGACGCCGCTGCACGAGCGGCCCCACGCCTGCCCGGCCGAGGGCTGCGACCGCCGCTTCTCCCGCTCCGACGAGCTCACCCGTCACCTCCGCATCCACACGGGCCACAAGCCCTTCCAGTGCCGCATCTGCATGCGGAGCTTCAGCCGCAGCGACCACCTCACCACCCACATCCGCACCCACACCGGCGAGAAGCCCTTCGCCTGCGAGTTCTGCGGCCGCAAGTTCGCCCGCTCCGACGAGCGCAAGCGGCACGCCAAGATCCACCTCaagcagaaggagaagaaggccGAGAAGGGCTCGGGTGTGCAGCCCCCCGCCGCGCCccccgccgccaccgccaccaCCTCGCCCCCCGTCGCCCTCGCCCCCGCCGTCACCACGTGCGCTTGA